AAGCCCAAGCCGCACCGCGAAGATCTGCATCAGAATGAGGCCGAGCCAGAAACTGGGGATGCTGGCGGCCAGCATAGCGAGCGTCGTGGACGCCTGGTCGATCAGCGAGCCTCGGCGATAGGCGGCATAGATGCCGATCGGAAGTGCGATCACCGCGGCGATGAGCAGCGAGAAGACGGTCAGGAAGAAGGTGGGCTCCGCTCGCTCCACCAGGGCCTGGCCGACCGGAATGTTGAGAAAGATCGACTGGCCGAGATCGCCCTGCAGCAGCTGGCCGATGTAATAGGCATACTGGACCGGGATCGACTGATCGAGGCCAAGACGGGCACGCAGCGCGACGATGTCCTGCGGGGTTGCATCCGGGCCAAGCATCACGGCCGCCGGGTCACCCGGCGTGACGCGCACGATGATGAACACGATCGTCACGACCAGGAACATGACGACAATCATGCCGGCCAAACGTTTGAGAATATAGCTGATCATGCGGCTCGCTTCCGGTGCCTCGCGCGAAAAGTGAGGAACGGATGCGGGCAAAGGCGCCCGCATCCGCAAGCTCAGGTCAGGGATTCAGGGAGGCGTTCCAGAAATAGGGCCACGGGGCGGGCTCGACGCCGTCCAGCTTGGTGGAGATGGCGGCCACGGCGTTGAAATTGCCGATCTTCAGAAGCGGCAGCTCATCATACATGGTCTTCTGGACGGTCTGCCAGAGGGCGATCCGCTTGTCCGGATCGGCTTCCGAGGTAAAGGCATCCACGGCTGCCTTGCGTGCCGGCGTGTCCCACCAACCCGGCGAGCTCGTCGACAGCGCGCCCATCAGGGCCGGCTCCGGCAGGAAGGGGCTGTGGGAAATGTAGATGTCCCAGAGCTTCGGATCGGCGCGACGTTGCGTCAGCGTCGCCCAATCCACAACCTGGAGGTCGACCGTGAAGCCGGCAAGCTTCAGATATTCGGCCGCCACCTGCGCCATCTTGTAGTGGAATTCGTACTGGCGGCTGGTGAGGATCCGCAGCGGCTTGCCGTCGTAACCGGTGGCCTTCAGATCCTCGGCTGCGCCTTCCGGATCGCCAAGGTTGTAATTGCCTTCGGTGCCGATCTCGGTGTGCCAGGCATAAGTGTCGGGATAGAAGGCGCCGTCTGCCGCGTAGAACTCCTTGGCGCCGAAGGCGGCGGCCAGCATATCCTCTGTGTTCAGCGCCTTTTCGACAGCCTTGCGCACCGCAAGATCCGAGGAAAGGCCTTCCTTGGTGTTGAAGACGAAGACGGGAAAGCCGAAGGGCTTCAGCATGATCGGCTGCGAGGCGCTGGAGGATTTGACCCGGTCATAAGCCTCGACGGGGATCGAATCGACATAGGCATACTGGCCGGAAATCGCTGCCTCGACCCGCGTATTGGGATCGGGAACGGGCACGAAACGGATCTCGTCGAGATATTGGTGGCGCGCGCCACCATAGCCATCGGCCTCGCCCGAGCGGGACTTGTAGCCGTCAAAGCGCACCAGCTGGATATATTGGTCCGGCTTGCGCTCCTTCAGCATGTAGGGGCCGGTGCCTACGACATTGCTCAGCGTATCGGCCTGATTTTCCGACGGCAGGATGACGGCGGCCGAATTGTTGAAAGCAAGGAGCGACAGCAGCGGTGCGTAAGGCTGTTTCAGGGCGATGGTCACCGTTTGCGGATCGGCGGCGGTAATCTTTTCGATGAAGGATGCCGCCTGCTTGCCGCGCGAGGCGATCTTCATCCAGCGCTCGAGCGAGGCGACAACATCCTCCGCATTCATGGCCGATCCATCATGGAAGGTAATGTCGCTGCGCAGCTTGATCGTATAGGTTTTCCCATCGCCGCTGACCTCCGGGAGGCTCTCGGCCAGAAGCGGCGTTACCTTCCAGCTCTTGTCGAAGGTGTAGAGCGTCTCGAAGATATGCTGCGTGACGATGCCGACGAGATCGGCCGTCGATGCCATGGGATCGAGCGTCGGCGGTTCGCCGATCGTCGCGACATTCACCACGCCACCACGCTCGGCAGCAAGGACGAGGCTAGGCGCTGCGATCAGCACGGTGGCGGCAAGGAAGGCAAGTTTCATGCGCATGATGAGGTCTCCCGGTTAATTGTTCCATAGTTATGTATTGTAGTTTCTAACTATAGAGTACTCGGCAAGACGCGACTGTCAATGCTCGACGATCGGCAATCGACGAGATTTTATGGAGATGCTCGTGTGAGCGCCTGGGTGGACAGTGATGAGGGAGATTGCGGATCCGCAGCATGCGTGCCGGACCCCGATGGTGCCGGGCGGATACGTCTTGACGCGTTTTGACCCGAGAGCCATCCGACATGGATCGCCGCGCCCAAGCGCCCGCAATCCACGTCGGCAAGGCCTGTGCGGCCGGCGCGCTATGCCGTCTCTCATAGTGAACGGACGGCGCGGGATTGCGCGGGCGCATCCCGCCGGTTGGCGTTAGGCGGCCTGTTCTTCTTCCATGGCAAGATCACGCAGGAGCGCGTGAAGCTGATCGCCATCGAGCCGCGACGGATCGAATCCGCTGGCCTGGCCTATCTCGGCAAACCGTTCCGCATCACCGGGCGCCGTGCCGACAAAGCCCATGGCCCAGTTGGGGAAACAGCGCTTTGCGATCGGATCGAGCGCAAGCAGGGAGACGTCGCTGTGGCGCTCGTCCTGCTGGATGCGCTCGAATGCCGCTTCGAGCTTGTTGAGCGGCCCTTCCAGCACCTGTGCGAAACATCCGGAATTGAACAGCAGTGCTCCGGTGATTTCGTCTCTTTCATTGTTGGATCGGCTGACAGCGAGGATCTGGTCGATATTCTCGGTCATGGGGCGGAGGTCGTCAGCCGATTGGTTGCGGCTGTAATAGACAAGGCGGTGGATCGCGTCGGTCATCGTCGTCGTCATTGCTCCTGTTGGGCTTCTGCCAAAAATGCGCTGATATGGTCCGCCGGCATGGGCCTGCCGGTCAGATAGCCTTGAACATGTGTGCAGCGTTCGCCGCGGACACGTTCCAATTGTTCGGCCGTCTCCACGCCCTCGGCGGTAATCGCCATTCCGAGGCTCGTGCCAAGGGTCGCGATCGAGCGAAGAATGGCCTCGCTGTCGGAATCGTTGCTGGCGACAAAGGAGCGGTCGATCTTGATCTTGTTGAACGGAAACTTCTGCAGATAGCTCAGCGAGGAGTAGCCGGTGCCGAAATCATCCATCGAGATCCTCACGCCCAGCTCGCGCAGGCAGTTCAGGGTCTGGATAACGGTCTCCGTCTCGTCGAGGAGAGCTCCTTCGGTGATTTCGAGTTCGAGCCGCTGGGCCGGCAAGCCGGAGCGTCTCAGAGCCTCGGACACGGTTTCCAGCAGGTTATCGGCCTTGAACTGCAGCGGCGAAACATTGACGGCCACGACCATGTCTCCCGGCCACGATGCCGCTTCCTGGCAGGCCGTCCGCAAGACCCATTCGCCGATCTTGACGATCAGCCCGTTTTCTTCGGCAAGCGAAATGAAGGACAGCGGCGGGACATTGCCCTTCACCGGATGCTCCCAGCGCAGAAGCGCCTCGAAACCCTCCATGCGATTGGTGGTCACGTCGAAAAAGGGCTGGTAGTTCAGCTTGAACTGCTTCAACGCCAGTGCCCGGCGCAGATCGATCTCCATCTGGCGGCGCTCGAGCAGAAGCGTATCCATGCCGGGCTCGAACACGCGATACCGGCCGCGACCGGCCCGCTTGGCCTCATAAAGCGCAAGATCGCCATTGCGCAGCAGATCTCTCGCCTGCATCAGACCATTGCTGAAGGCAACGCCCAGGCTGACCCCGATATTGATGGTATGGCCGTTGATGATATAGGTGCGGCCGACCAGTTCAACCAAACGTGCCGCCAATTTCTCCGCGGCGGCCGCCCCTTCGACGTCCTGCTGCAGGACGACGAATTCATCTCCGCCGAGCCGTGCGACAAGATCGCCCTTGCGGCAGGCCGATCTGATGCGATCGGCGACTTTCGTCAGAAGTATGTCGCCCACCGCATGACCAAGCGTATCATTGACCATCTTGAACCGGTCGAGGTCGAGGCAATGAATGGCGATCGACGAGGGGTTCGATCCGCCCTCCAGCGCTGCGGAAAGATGGGCGAGAAGCGTGGGACGTGTTGCAAGGCCGGTCAGATCGTCCACACCTTTCGGGAGGACCGGGTCCGGGTCATCGGCAATCGGCCGGAGATCGACCAGCAGATCGCCATTGGCGAGATAGACAGCCGCGGCCCTGAAGGGCTCCCCGGCATCCGACAGGATACGTTGGCCTGAAAACTCGCTCTCACCGCTCGGCGCCCGGCTGCCGGGAAAGAGTTCCGAAAATTCGATCCCGATCGCCGCCTGAAGGATCGTCCTGCCGGCCTTGTTGGTGAAGATCACGTGAC
The sequence above is a segment of the Rhizobium sp. SSA_523 genome. Coding sequences within it:
- a CDS encoding bifunctional diguanylate cyclase/phosphodiesterase — encoded protein: MNMNSPDRNPVPPKPLTTAAPEEILDALPHPILIVDTDGHVIFTNKAGRTILQAAIGIEFSELFPGSRAPSGESEFSGQRILSDAGEPFRAAAVYLANGDLLVDLRPIADDPDPVLPKGVDDLTGLATRPTLLAHLSAALEGGSNPSSIAIHCLDLDRFKMVNDTLGHAVGDILLTKVADRIRSACRKGDLVARLGGDEFVVLQQDVEGAAAAEKLAARLVELVGRTYIINGHTINIGVSLGVAFSNGLMQARDLLRNGDLALYEAKRAGRGRYRVFEPGMDTLLLERRQMEIDLRRALALKQFKLNYQPFFDVTTNRMEGFEALLRWEHPVKGNVPPLSFISLAEENGLIVKIGEWVLRTACQEAASWPGDMVVAVNVSPLQFKADNLLETVSEALRRSGLPAQRLELEITEGALLDETETVIQTLNCLRELGVRISMDDFGTGYSSLSYLQKFPFNKIKIDRSFVASNDSDSEAILRSIATLGTSLGMAITAEGVETAEQLERVRGERCTHVQGYLTGRPMPADHISAFLAEAQQEQ
- a CDS encoding ABC transporter substrate-binding protein, with amino-acid sequence MRMKLAFLAATVLIAAPSLVLAAERGGVVNVATIGEPPTLDPMASTADLVGIVTQHIFETLYTFDKSWKVTPLLAESLPEVSGDGKTYTIKLRSDITFHDGSAMNAEDVVASLERWMKIASRGKQAASFIEKITAADPQTVTIALKQPYAPLLSLLAFNNSAAVILPSENQADTLSNVVGTGPYMLKERKPDQYIQLVRFDGYKSRSGEADGYGGARHQYLDEIRFVPVPDPNTRVEAAISGQYAYVDSIPVEAYDRVKSSSASQPIMLKPFGFPVFVFNTKEGLSSDLAVRKAVEKALNTEDMLAAAFGAKEFYAADGAFYPDTYAWHTEIGTEGNYNLGDPEGAAEDLKATGYDGKPLRILTSRQYEFHYKMAQVAAEYLKLAGFTVDLQVVDWATLTQRRADPKLWDIYISHSPFLPEPALMGALSTSSPGWWDTPARKAAVDAFTSEADPDKRIALWQTVQKTMYDELPLLKIGNFNAVAAISTKLDGVEPAPWPYFWNASLNP
- a CDS encoding ABC transporter permease, with product MISYILKRLAGMIVVMFLVVTIVFIIVRVTPGDPAAVMLGPDATPQDIVALRARLGLDQSIPVQYAYYIGQLLQGDLGQSIFLNIPVGQALVERAEPTFFLTVFSLLIAAVIALPIGIYAAYRRGSLIDQASTTLAMLAASIPSFWLGLILMQIFAVRLGLFPVSGYGGPGASFLDRMYHLTLPAIALGLVSSALILRFTRASMLDVFSDDYIRTARAKGLFERRVVLKHALKNALIPILTVLGLTAAVLIAGAVVTETVFGLPGIGSLVVSAVLRRDYPVIQGALLVIAGLYVLINFLIDMLYLLIDPRVRY
- a CDS encoding BLUF domain-containing protein, with the translated sequence MTTTMTDAIHRLVYYSRNQSADDLRPMTENIDQILAVSRSNNERDEITGALLFNSGCFAQVLEGPLNKLEAAFERIQQDERHSDVSLLALDPIAKRCFPNWAMGFVGTAPGDAERFAEIGQASGFDPSRLDGDQLHALLRDLAMEEEQAA